A genomic segment from Eremothecium gossypii ATCC 10895 chromosome III, complete sequence encodes:
- the HMX1 gene encoding Hmx1p (Syntenic homolog of Saccharomyces cerevisiae YLR205C (HMX1)), translating to MATKSENTPIYTQASPVVPLPTDTGALANRINFHTRELHSKADAFVSAKFAVALRHPSIYRQGLLAMYYIFRSVEQHIDRLLRAPATADEARIGEILRAFWRPEFARAPALVQDFEVYYAAEYSTSAQLHQFLDSYELPPRLAAAVADIEAAALRQPWTILAHCHVLYLALFAGGRVMRSALSRQLGLLPRAAGLSARETQLRGTHFFTFGAGAGEENKARVAYKRAYELATRTALSEAEKADVIDAARADFDHIQAVMAELAVRNRQELLGSPSYRLLTFLGEEWRYRTKNSPQLLALAAVLSALFLYAAARVLVARA from the coding sequence ATGGCCACTAAGTCCGAGAACACCCCCATATATACACAAGCGTCCCCCGTGGTGCCACTGCCCACAGACACCGGGGCGCTCGCCAACCGCATTAATTTTCACACTCGTGAGTTGCATAGCAAGGCAGACGCCTTCGTCAGCGCCAAGTTCGCAGTTGCCCTGCGGCACCCCTCGATTTACCGCCAGGGGCTCCTCGCCATGTACTACATTTTCCGCTCAGTCGAGCAGCACATTGACCGCCTACTGCGCGCACCGGCGACTGCCGACGAGGCCCGCATCGGCGAAATCCTGCGCGCCTTCTGGCGGCCCGAATttgcgcgcgcgccagcgctCGTGCAGGACTTCGAGGTCTACTACGCAGCAGAGTACAGCACATCGGCGCAGCTGCATCAATTCCTCGACAGCTACGAGCTACCCCCCCGGCTGGCGGCCGCCGTCGCCGATATCGAGGCCGCGGCGCTCCGCCAGCCGTGGACCATACTGGCACACTGCCACGTGCTCTACCTGGCGCTTTTCGCAGGCGGCCGTGTCATGCGCTCCGCGCTCTCACGCCAGCTTGGCCTCctgccgcgcgccgcaggcCTTTCGGCGCGCGAGACCCAGCTCCGCGGCACCCACTTCTTCACCTtcggcgccggcgctggcgaGGAGAACAAGGCCCGTGTCGCCTACAAGCGCGCCTACGAGCTCGCCACCCGCACGGCCCTCTCCGAGGCAGAGAAGGCCGACGTCAtcgacgccgcgcgcgcagaCTTCGACCACATCCAGGCCGTCATGGCTGAGCTCGCCGTCCGCAACCGCCAAGAGCTGCTCGGCAGCCCGTCCTACCGTCTGCTCACGTTCCTCGGCGAGGAGTGGCGCTACCGCACAAAGAACTCGCcccagctgctcgcgctGGCCGCCGTGCTCAGCGCCCTGTTCCTCtacgccgccgcccgcgtcCTCGTCGCCCGTGCATAG
- the CDC36 gene encoding CCR4-NOT core subunit CDC36 (Syntenic homolog of Saccharomyces cerevisiae YDL165W (CDC36)), translating to MVPMPHVAPSKAVEQLNMDKYGLKGLLPVIKHEKQYDAFMTLGVDVSSLLHSLQVSSKDGYNTALSNGHHALDTFPSPWVETSRSEVEPKFFIPESFCNIGGVLGQASTDFTSVARDHPRISLLQDETLFYLFYKHPGTVLQELTYLELRKRNWRYHKTLKVWLTKDPLMEPIVSQDSTSERGSYVFFDPQRWEKCQRDFILNYSAIM from the coding sequence ATGGTCCCAATGCCACATGTAGCGCCCTCCAAAGCTGTCGAGCAACTCAACATGGACAAATACGGGCTCAAGGGACTGCTACCGGTGATAAAGCATGAGAAACAGTACGATGCATTCATGACCCTCGGGGTGGATGTCTCATCGCTGCTACACTCCCTTCAGGTGTCGAGCAAGGACGGATACAATACGGCTCTGAGTAACGGGCACCACGCCCTCGATACGTTCCCCTCGCCGTGGGTGGAGACGTCGCGCAGCGAGGTGGAGCCCAAGTTCTTCATTCCTGAGTCCTTCTGCAACATCGGCGGGGTTCTGGGACAGGCATCTACAGACTTCACAAGTGTGGCACGCGACCACCCGCGGATTTCGTTGCTGCAGGACGAGACGCTGTTCTACCTGTTCTACAAGCACCCTGGCACAGttctgcaggagctgaCGTACCTGGAGCTGCGCAAGCGGAATTGGCGCTACCACAAGACGCTCAAGGTGTGGCTGACGAAGGACCCGCTAATGGAGCCTATCGTGTCGCAGGACTCCACCAGCGAGCGGGGCTCGTACGTGTTCTTCGACCCTCAGCGTTGGGAGAAGTGCCAGCGCGACTTCATCCTCAACTACAGCGCGATAATGTAG
- a CDS encoding ACL156Wp (NOHBY309; No homolog in Saccharomyces cerevisiae) encodes MLAEPVYKPLFSYVIPEVPSTALHNANDSFLTTLHRPGNKRSCDLIVIFNDDHAWLWQHAPQNKSRYRWSRDTYSVQGVENTKTTVLHLVLCARRFVSVMSSFLHSRVASRVWRYTALKSSFVLLRAASLQPMAASEAAVARAKCSYLTGQ; translated from the coding sequence ATGCTGGCCGAACCTGTTTACAAGCCCCTTTTCAGCTATGTGATTCCAGAAGTACCAAGTACAGCTTTGCATAACGCCAACGATTCCTTTTTAACGACTCTACATAGGCCGGGTAACAAAAGATCATGTGATTTAATAGTCATCTTTAACGACGATCATGCGTGGTTATGGCAGCACGCCCCGCAGAACAAGTCGCGTTATCGctggtcacgtgacactTACTCAGTTCAAGGAGTGGAGAATACGAAGACTACGGTATTACATCTCGTACTATGTGCGAGACGATTCGTTAGCGTAATGTCATCATTCCTTCATTCGCGTGTTGCGTCTCGCGTCTGGCGTTACACGGCCTTGAAAAGCAGTTTCGTCTTGTTACGCGCGGCCTCACTACAACCAATGGCAGCGTCGGAAGCTGCTGTCGCGAGAGCAAAGTGCAGCTATTTAACAGGTCAGTAA
- the CDC9 gene encoding DNA ligase (ATP) CDC9 (Syntenic homolog of Saccharomyces cerevisiae YDL164C (CDC9)), translating into MSAPKKQATLGRFFTALKRPQDGATAAATVKKSKVEAAECLAAPAGHEQDAEVKNSLPELADKPAPGGVLPQAASAVPRAQSSPVKPAASTSVMYADLCAVFEAVEATSSRLSITKLCADFMYSVLKCDPGHLIPVTYLFINRLGPDYEPGLELGLGEGILIKTISDACGKSAAQVRSSYRECGDLGTVAQQARVVQPTMFKPKPLTVRDVFSTLQAIAQAEGKDSQGKKIRLIKKMLTACQGMEAKYLIRSLESKLRIGLAEKTVLVALSKAILTHEHDGKEPSPEQVDAAEALVRDTFCQVPNYEMIINAALQYGIMNLPQHCVLTPGIPLKPMLAKPTKSITEVLDRFQGQRFTCEYKYDGERAQVHLMEDGTIRIYSRNSENMTERYPEIQFHQFLANPQTTRSLIIDCEAVAWDNEKQKILPFQVLSTRKRKGVELKDVKVRVCLFAFDLLYLNGESLLKCSLADRRKHLYSVLKVVPGELQFANEITTMELSELQTYLEQSVSASCEGLMVKMLDGEESQYEPSKRSRNWLKLKKDYLEGVGDSLDLAVLGAYYGRGKRTGTYGGFLLGCYNPDLEEFETCCKIGTGFSEEVLQSLHAQLKDTVIAAPRGDVSYDDSSPPDVWFEPAMLFEVLTADLSLSPVYKAGRDVYGKGISLRFPRFLRIREDKSVTDATSSDQIVEFYQRQANSSG; encoded by the coding sequence ATGTCTGCTCCAAAGAAGCAGGCCACATTGGGCCGATTCTTCACTGCGCTGAAGAGGCCTCAAGATGGAGCGacggcagcagcgacggTCAAGAAATCGAAGGTAGAGGCTGCCGAGTGCCTAGCGGCACCGGCAGGCCATGAACAGGACGCCGAGGTGAAGAACAGCCTCCCCGAGCTTGCAGATAAGCCCGCGCCGGGGGGGGTGCTGCCACAGGCTGCCAGCGCCGTGCCACGCGCACAAAGTTCTCCGGTTAAGCCTGCAGCAAGCACCAGCGTGATGTATGCAGACCTGTGCGCTGTGTTTGAAGCTGTGGAGGCTACTTCTTCGAGGCTGTCGATCACCAAGTTATGCGCGGACTTCATGTATAGCGTGCTAAAGTGCGACCCAGGGCACTTGATCCCGGTGACATACTTGTTCATCAACCGGCTGGGTCCCGACTACGAGCCTGGGCTAGAGCTGGGACTGGGCGAGGGCATACTCATCAAAACCATCAGCGATGCATGTGGCAAGTCTGCGGCTCAAGTGCGAAGCAGCTACCGCGAGTGCGGCGACCTGGGCACCGTCGCGCAACAGGCGCGTGTGGTACAGCCGACGATGTTCAAGCCAAAGCCTCTCACCGTGAGGGACGTTTTCAGCACGCTTCAGGCAATTGCACAGGCAGAGGGTAAGGACTCGCAAGGCAAGAAGATTCGCCTTATCAAGAAAATGCTGACGGCCTGCCAAGGAATGGAGGCGAAGTACCTTATCAGGTCGCTAGAATCGAAACTGCGTATCGGACTAGCGGAAAAAACTGTCCTTGTAGCGCTTTCGAAAGCCATCCTGACTCATGAGCACGATGGAAAGGAGCCATCTCCGGAACAAGTTGATGCCGCAGAGGCGCTTGTCCGTGACACTTTCTGTCAGGTCCCTAACTATGAGATGATAATCAACGCTGCGCTGCAATACGGTATAATGAATCTTCCGCAGCACTGCGTGCTTACACCAGGCATTCCTCTGAAACCCATGTTAGCGAAACCTACGAAGTCGATCACTGAGGTTCTTGATCGGTTCCAGGGCCAGCGCTTCACTTGTGAATACAAGTACGACGGAGAGCGCGCTCAGGTTCATCTGATGGAGGACGGTACCATACGGATATACTCGCGCAATAGTGAAAACATGACCGAGCGTTATCCCGAGATACAATTTCACCAATTTCTGGCTAACCCACAGACTACACGCAGTCTCATCATAGACTGCGAGGCTGTAGCCTGGGACAATGAGAAACAAAAGATTCTGCCTTTCCAGGTGCTCAGCACACGGAAACGGAAAGGCGTAGAGCTTAAGGATGTCAAGGTGCGCGTGTGCCTCTTTGCGTTTGACTTGCTTTATCTGAACGGCGAGTCTCTGTTGAAGTGTTCGTTAGCTGACCGCCGGAAACATTTATATTCTGTGCTAAAGGTGGTGCCAGGCGAGCTGCAGTTTGCGAACGAAATCACAACGATGGAGCTCAGCGAGCTGCAGACGTATCTTGAACAATCTGTAAGCGCCTCATGCGAAGGGTTGATGGTCAAGATGTTGGATGGAGAGGAGTCTCAGTACGAGCCCAGCAAGCGCTCGCGAAACTGGCTCAAACTGAAGAAGGACTATCTAGAGGGCGTCGGAGATTCCCTCGATCTCGCAGTTCTAGGTGCATACTATGGACGCGGGAAGCGTACTGGCACCTACGGCGGCTTTCTGCTGGGCTGCTATAATCCAGACCTTGAGGAGTTTGAGACATGCTGCAAAATTGGCACCGGTTTCAGCGAGGAGGTCCTCCAATCCCTACATGCGCAGCTCAAGGACACCGTGATAGCTGCCCCCCGCGGCGACGTCTCTTACGACGATTCAAGCCCACCAGATGTCTGGTTCGAGCCGGCAATGCTTTTTGAGGTCCTCACTGCTGACCTCTCTCTCTCGCCCGTATACAAAGCCGGTCGTGACGTCTATGGAAAGGGAATCTCGTTGCGCTTCCCCCGTTTTCTGCGGATCCGCGAAGACAAGAGCGTCACCGATGCCACCAGTTCCGACCAGATTGTGGAGTTCTACCAGAGGCAAGCAAACTCTTCTGGCTAG
- the FAP7 gene encoding nucleoside-triphosphatase (Syntenic homolog of Saccharomyces cerevisiae YDL166C (FAP7)), which translates to MQQTRCRPNILVSGTPGCGKSTTCELLQRHLPDYQYFNISDFAREHNCYDGYDEARKSHIVDEDRLLDELEPLLRRGGAIVDWHVNDIFPERLIDLVVVLRCDNAILHDRLQKRGYHSSKIEENIDAEIMGVVLQDALDSYVREIVVELQSDDTEQMQQNVDRIAAWEANWVSEHPDGVSNALQQHAGSDASSSEADSDGVSDAGDSDGDGDGDSTQDN; encoded by the coding sequence ATGCAGCAGACCAGATGCAGGCCCAATATATTGGTGAGTGGCACGCCAGGGTGCGGGAAATCCACCACATGCGAGCTGCTACAGCGGCACTTGCCAGACTACCAGTATTTTAATATCAGCGACTTCGCTCGCGAGCACAACTGCTACGACGGCTACGACGAAGCCCGCAAATCGCACATTGTCGACGAAGACCGACTGCTTGATGAGCTAgagccgctgctgcggcgcggcggcgcgatCGTGGACTGGCATGTGAACGACATCTTTCCGGAGCGCCTCATCGACCTCGTCGTAGTGCTGCGGTGCGACAATGCGATCCTGCACGACCGGCTACAGAAGCGGGGATACCACTCCTCCAAGATCGAGGAGAATATCGACGCGGAGATCATGGGCGTCGTGCTGCAAGACGCGCTGGACAGCTACGTGCGCGAGATCGTGGTCGAGCTGCAGAGCGACGACACAGAGCAGATGCAGCAGAACGTGGACCGTATCGCTGCGTGGGAGGCAAACTGGGTGTCCGAGCACCCTGACGGTGTGTCCAacgcgctgcagcagcatgccggcagcgacgccagcagcagcgaggCTGACAGCGACGGCGTCAGCGACGCCGGCGACAgcgacggcgacggcgacggcgACAGCACGCAGGACAACTAG
- the ENT1 gene encoding epsin (Syntenic homolog of Saccharomyces cerevisiae YLR206W (ENT2) and YDL161W (ENT1)) yields MSKQLLRSAKNVVNGYSPAQILVRNATSNEEYGPSMDQMEELAERSYSAVEFFEIVVMLDKRLSDKPKHWRHVAKSLTVTDFLVRTGAETCVDWARENLYLFRRLTEFYHVDESTGVDHGQIIRVKARELVALLRDEERLREERNMRLGRNPRNRQASVPPPAEDLDPDLQRALEESRITAEEEERRRREKTNQQQDNEELEVALQLSKEEEELRKLRELQQQREQQMALWQQQQQQQPQAMYYDIFGNPISLEEYLQYQQQQQQQQQQQQLAQQMAEQYAAEQQYYAQQQYLAQQQQLAEQQYLAQQQFLAQQQQQPQFQSGPNNPFSLENMHKLNSDGPQASGPYISTAGGFPDRASSSPSLPQQKQQPQVLQQPGQHSSPVPQLPRPQSQPGPQLQPTRTGNQSITDKYSELNTLLASGTGLDTFGNTGQTRIPAQHTKTGTFINSQGTGYKQVGNEPPKHNPFIATQYTGLPSTNMVPSHTGYGFGNAGNGFQQSGNSNKPNEQNISLIDI; encoded by the coding sequence ATGTCGAAACAATTGTTGCGCAGTGCCAAGAACGTGGTGAATGGGTACTCGCCCGCACAGATACTGGTTCGCAATGCAACTTCTAACGAGGAGTATGGCCCGTCGATGGACCAGATGGAGGAACTTGCAGAGCGCTCGTACAGTGCAGTGGAGTTTTTCGAAATAGTGGTGATGTTAGACAAACGGTTGAGCGATAAGCCGAAGCATTGGAGGCACGTGGCGAAGTCTTTGACGGTGACGGATTTTCTTGTGAGGACAGGGGCGGAGACGTGTGTTGACTGGGCACGGGAAAACCTGTACTTGTTCCGGCGCTTGACGGAATTCTACCATGTGGATGAGTCAACGGGTGTTGATCATGGGCAGATAATTCGGGTTAAGGCACGTGAGCTTGTTGCCTTGTTGAGGGACGAGGAACGGCTACGAGAGGAGCGGAATATGCGGCTTGGGCGCAATCCGAGGAACAGGCAGGCTTCGGTGCCACCTCCCGCAGAAGACCTAGATCCAGATTTACAGCGGGCGTTGGAAGAGTCGCGTATAACcgctgaagaagaagagcgTAGGAGGCGCGAGAAGACTAACCAGCAACAAGACAACGAAGAGCTCGAGGTAGCCTTGCAGTTAAGCAAAGAAGAGGAGGAACTACGCAAGCTTCGTGAACTACAACAGCAGCGTGAGCAGCAGATGGCGCTCtggcagcagcagcagcagcaacagccGCAGGCAATGTACTATGACATATTCGGGAACCCAATTTCACTAGAGGAATACTTGCAGTatcagcagcagcagcagcagcagcagcagcagcagcagttgGCGCAACAGATGGCAGAACAGTATGCTGCGGAGCAGCAGTATTATGCTCAGCAGCAATACCTcgctcagcagcagcagctagCAGAACAGCAGTATTTGGCACAGCAGCAGTTTTTGGCacagcaacaacaacagcCACAATTCCAGTCCGGTCCTAACAATCCTTTCTCACTCGAAAATATGCACAAGCTGAATTCGGATGGGCCGCAGGCCTCTGGTCCATATATCTCTACAGCAGGTGGCTTCCCCGACCGGGCGAGCTCATCGCCATCCTTGCCGCAGCAGAAACAACAGCCCCAGGTTTTGCAACAGCCCGGTCAGCACTCTTCACCAGTACCACAACTACCACGGCCTCAGTCGCAGCCTGGTCCGCAGTTACAGCCAACACGCACTGGTAACCAGTCGATCACAGATAAGTACAGCGAACTCAACACTTTGTTGGCCTCTGGCACAGGGCTCGACACTTTCGGAAACACAGGTCAGACTCGTATTCCAGCCCAACACACGAAAACTGGTACATTTATCAATTCCCAGGGTACTGGCTACAAGCAGGTTGGTAATGAACCCCCGAAGCATAACCCCTTCATTGCCACGCAATACACTGGTCTGCCTAGTACAAATATGGTTCCTTCCCATACAGGGTATGGTTTCGGTAATGCCGGCAATGGCTTCCAGCAAAGTGGTAACAGCAACAAACCAAACGAGCAGAATATTAGCTTGATCGACATCTGA
- the MSS51 gene encoding Mss51p (Syntenic homolog of Saccharomyces cerevisiae YLR203C (MSS51)) codes for MLVSRLPQLAARPYAVGRGCAAGACGQRRPIMGFVRNALGLDPPASPDEPTDENRFHVWEQSPSPDLRERAARIRALARCPVTGKDIRYSCERSGIPTHHSREAWEQDEEYHRSKRWATLRKVNVYEHDLRSGRPFAEFDFPQEQGRDRMVNMLNWDLFLYTRQFYSMDTDFQLAAVTKMLSYPITIGSLLHQFSPYALEPRGPITLEGLKSLAALRYTLYPESESARAVRSKPMRIFILGARAEAQLPGHVWKQLQYLFPGSNMEIHFIGPEALYDRQRKEYVHSSTPVSKRVDGTLKLVHHTDYLHVFHEAQDFFPYDPYNDVFFCFHPGFASAEGRSSWMDKTVPALLETKCAIFVTGFHRDDMFGDFEALRASHDAEMDVLMHPTKNIFGSTKWELNDMNPHEVYQFNMYIAGFRGKRYHAIQV; via the coding sequence ATGCTAGTGTCGAGGTTGCCACAGTTAGCGGCGAGGCCATATGCAGTCGGGCGGGGCTGTGCGGCGGGGGCGTGCGGGCAGAGACGGCCGATCATGGGATTCGTGCGGAACGCGCTGGGGTTGGACCCTCCGGCGTCGCCAGATGAGCCAACGGACGAGAACCGGTTCCACGTGTGGGAGCAGTCGCCGTCGCCGGACCTGCGGgagcgggcggcgcggatCCGGGCGTTGGCACGGTGCCCGGTTACAGGCAAGGACATCCGGTACAGCTGCGAGCGCTCGGGGATCCCGACGCACCACTCGCGCGAGGCGTGGGAGCAGGACGAGGAGTACCACCGCAGCAAACGGTGGGCGACGCTGCGGAAGGTGAACGTGTACGAGCACGACCTGCGCAGCGGGCGGCCGTTTGCGGAGTTTGATTTTCCGCAGGAACAGGGCCGCGACAGAATGGTGAACATGCTGAACTGGGACCTGTTCCTGTATACGCGGCAGTTCTACTCAATGGACACGGATTtccagctggcggcggtgACGAAGATGCTGTCGTACCCGATCACGATCGggtcgctgctgcaccaATTCTCGCCGTACGCCCTGGAGCCGCGGGGGCCGATCACGCTGGAGGGGCTGAAGTCTCTTGCGGCGCTGCGCTACACGCTGTACCCGGAGAGCGAgagcgcgcgcgccgtGCGCTCGAAGCCCATGCGCATTTTCATCCtcggcgcgcgcgcggaggCGCAGCTGCCGGGGCACGTCTGGAAGCAGCTGCAGTACCTGTTCCCCGGCTCTAACATGGAGATACACTTCATCGGCCCGGAGGCGCTGTACGACCGCCAGCGCAAGGAGTACGTCCACAGTAGCACGCCGGTTTCCAAGCGCGTGGATGGCACGCTGAAGCTTGTGCACCACACTGACTACCTCCACGTCTTCCACGAGGCACAGGACTTCTTCCCGTACGACCCGTACAACGACGTGTTCTTCTGCTTCCACCCGGGCTTTGCGTCAGCCGAGGGCAGGAGCTCGTGGATGGACAAGACCGTCCCTGCGCTGCTCGAGACCAAGTGTGCCATCTTCGTCACCGGCTTCCATCGCGATGACATGTTCGGCGACTTTGAAGCGCTGCGCGCCAGCCACGACGCGGAGATGGACGTCCTCATGCACCCAACCAAAAACATCTTTGGCAGCACCAAGTGGGAGCTGAACGACATGAACCCCCACGAGGTCTATCAGTTCAATATGTACATTGCCGGTTTCCGCGGCAAGCGTTACCACGCCATCCAGGTCTAA
- the QRI5 gene encoding mitochondrial 37S ribosomal protein mS38 (Syntenic homolog of Saccharomyces cerevisiae YLR204W (QRI5)) — translation MLGLVRNMCRAVQLARVPFVRPLSLQAVAVNKSGGSAVWSELRSMRAAASAPLAVACTQAVLVWGERSVGQAAPLEADSVMRKRRTKMKKHKWRKRRKAQRAERRKLSQGR, via the coding sequence ATGCTGGGGCTAGTGCGGAACATGTGCAGGGCAGTTCAGCTGGCGCGCGTGCCGTTTGTGCGGCCGTTGTCGCTGCAGGCGGTGGCGGTAAACAAaagcggcggcagcgcagTGTGGAGCGAGCTACGCAGCATGCGCGCGGCAGCTAGCGCGCCGCTGGCAGTGGCGTGCACGCAAGCCGTGCTGGTGTGGGGTGAGCGCAGCGTGGGCCAagcggcgccgctggaGGCGGACAGCGTGATGCGCAAGCGGCGGACCAAGATGAAGAAGCATAAGTGGCGGAAACGCAGAAAGGCGCAGCGCGCAGAGCGGCGGAAGCTTTCGCAGGGACGGTGA